In Sphaeramia orbicularis chromosome 12, fSphaOr1.1, whole genome shotgun sequence, the following proteins share a genomic window:
- the LOC115430819 gene encoding probable polypeptide N-acetylgalactosaminyltransferase 8 isoform X1 — MRSVWLKGLLLALAVSATMLYLGSIKTELHNHSDRLQRAHYNDSIRGRGMLQRMDKMEADISQLLNLLNKLEKRKPDPPMNTDVKKERTVVKKLFPNSMLFSKWGDGLSEEEQKEAEQLFQKYGYNAFVSDRLPLNREIPDTRPSKCAEKKYPEDLPTISVVLIYLDEALSVIKRAIHSIIDKTPARFLKEIILVDDHSTNEDLIGKLDEYINSINDERPGLLTKIRHSEQLGLTQARLTGWRAAVGDVVAILDAHIEVHVQWAEPLLARIKEDRTLILTPVFDKVGYDDLTLTAYSPAADGFDWALWCMYESFRPEWYALKDVTQPGKSPSIMGILVADRKFFGEIGSLDGGMKVYGGENVELGIRVWLCGGSIEVIPCSKIAHIERAKKPYLPDLNIMVRRNALRVAEVWMDEYKYNVNMAWNLPLENHGIDIGDVSERKKLREKLKCKPFQWYLDNVYPMLDHLHGFLGYGSLINDLKPDLCVDRGPMPGNTPIMYSCHYFKSQHCFYHINGEMYIGGVKSHKYTDNRCLVDPAAGVYPGLYNCKTAKHKKLHMLWDFKQGGTIQNRETKRCLELAMDEDGSYRLIIQPCTNQRWKIQNLSKTTDKLAGKA; from the exons ATGAGGTCTGTCTGGCTCAAAGGATTACTTCTTGCACTTGCTGTTTCTGCAACCATGTTGTATCTTGGCTCAATTAAGACGGAGCTTCATAACCACTCAGACAGACTCCAAAGGGCTCACTACAATGACTCCATCAGGGGTAGGGGAATGCTCCAGCGAATGGACAAGATGGAAGCGGATATCAGTCAGCTGC TCAACCTACTGAATAAACTTGAAAAGAGGAAACCAGATCCACCGATGAACACAGATGTGAAAAAGGAGAGGACGGTGGTGAAGAAACTATTCCCAAATTCAATGCTATTCAGTAAATGGGGTGATGGGCTGTCAGAGGAGGAACAAAAGGAGGCAGAGCAGCTTTTTCAGAAGTATGGCTACAATGCCTTTGTCAGCGACAGGCTGCCACTTAACAGGGAAATCCCTGACACCAGGCCTTCCAA GTGTGCCGAGAAAAAGTACCCAGAGGATCTACCTACAATCAGTGTTGTGTTAATCTACCTGGATGAAGCACTTTCAGTCATCAAGAGAGCCATTCACAGCATCATCGACAAGACACCAGCTCGGTTTCTGAAAGAAATCATACTGGTGGACGATCACAGCACTAACG AAGACTTGATTGGAAAATTGGATGAATACATCAACTCCATCAATGATGAGCGTCCAGGCCTTTTGACAAAAATCCGACACTCGGAACAACTTGGCCTTACTCAGGCCAGGCTAACTGGTTGGAGAGCTGCAGTAGGGGATGTGGTGGCCATCTTGGATGCTCACATAGAAGTCCATGTGCAATG GGCAGAGCCACTTCTAGCTCGTATTAAAGAGGACCGTACTCTAATATTGACACCAGTGTTTGACAAAGTGGGTTATGATGACCTGACACTGACTGCCTACTCACCAGCTGCTGACGGCTTTGACTGGGCTCTGTGGTGCATGTATGAGTCCTTCAGACCAGAGTGGTATGCTCTAAAGGATGTGACACAGCCTGGAAA GAGCCCCTCCATCATGGGGATACTTGTAGCTGATCGCAAGTTTTTTGGAGAGATTGGAAGCCTTGATGGTGGAATGAAAGTGTATGGAGGGGAAAATGTAGAGCTAGGCATTCGG GTGTGGCTGTGTGGAGGAAGCATAGAAGTTATCCCCTGCTCTAAAATTGCCCACATTGAACGAGCAAAGAAACCTTACCTCCCAGACCTAAATATAATGGTCAGGCGCAATGCTCTCAGAGTGGCAGAAGTGTGGATGGATGAGTATAAATACAATGTCAACATGGCCTGGAACTTACCTCTTGAG AATCATGGAATAGACATTGGGGATGTTTCAGAGAGAAAGAAGCTAAGGGAGAAGCTAAAATGCAAGCCCTTCCAGTGGTATCTGGACAACGTTTACCCAATGCTAGACCATCTACATGGCTTCCTTGGTTATGGTTCA CTGATAAATGACCTGAAACCAGACCTCTGTGTTGACCGGGGGCCGATGCCTGGAAACACACCCATCATGTACTCATGCCACTACTTCAAATCTCAG CATTGTTTTTATCACATTAACGGAGAAATGTACATTGGAGGAGTCAAATCTCACAAATATACCGACAACCGCTGTCTGGTGGACCCTGCTGCTGGCGTCTATCCTGGACTGTACAACTGCAAAACAGCCAAGCATAAGAAGCTTCACATGTTGTGGGATTTTAAACAA GGAGGGactatccaaaacagagaaaccaaGAGGTGTCTGGAACTAGCCATGGATGAAGATGGCTCCTACAGACTCATCATTCAGCCGTGCACAAATCAGAGATGGAAGATACAGAATCTGAGCAAAACAACTGACAAACTTGCAGGCAAGGCCTAA
- the LOC115430819 gene encoding probable polypeptide N-acetylgalactosaminyltransferase 8 isoform X2, with the protein MRSVWLKGLLLALAVSATMLYLGSIKTELHNHSDRLQRAHYNDSIRGRGMLQRMDKMEADISQLLNLLNKLEKRKPDPPMNTDVKKERTVVKKLFPNSMLFSKWGDGLSEEEQKEAEQLFQKYGYNAFVSDRLPLNREIPDTRPSKCAEKKYPEDLPTISVVLIYLDEALSVIKRAIHSIIDKTPARFLKEIILVDDHSTNAADGFDWALWCMYESFRPEWYALKDVTQPGKSPSIMGILVADRKFFGEIGSLDGGMKVYGGENVELGIRVWLCGGSIEVIPCSKIAHIERAKKPYLPDLNIMVRRNALRVAEVWMDEYKYNVNMAWNLPLENHGIDIGDVSERKKLREKLKCKPFQWYLDNVYPMLDHLHGFLGYGSLINDLKPDLCVDRGPMPGNTPIMYSCHYFKSQHCFYHINGEMYIGGVKSHKYTDNRCLVDPAAGVYPGLYNCKTAKHKKLHMLWDFKQGGTIQNRETKRCLELAMDEDGSYRLIIQPCTNQRWKIQNLSKTTDKLAGKA; encoded by the exons ATGAGGTCTGTCTGGCTCAAAGGATTACTTCTTGCACTTGCTGTTTCTGCAACCATGTTGTATCTTGGCTCAATTAAGACGGAGCTTCATAACCACTCAGACAGACTCCAAAGGGCTCACTACAATGACTCCATCAGGGGTAGGGGAATGCTCCAGCGAATGGACAAGATGGAAGCGGATATCAGTCAGCTGC TCAACCTACTGAATAAACTTGAAAAGAGGAAACCAGATCCACCGATGAACACAGATGTGAAAAAGGAGAGGACGGTGGTGAAGAAACTATTCCCAAATTCAATGCTATTCAGTAAATGGGGTGATGGGCTGTCAGAGGAGGAACAAAAGGAGGCAGAGCAGCTTTTTCAGAAGTATGGCTACAATGCCTTTGTCAGCGACAGGCTGCCACTTAACAGGGAAATCCCTGACACCAGGCCTTCCAA GTGTGCCGAGAAAAAGTACCCAGAGGATCTACCTACAATCAGTGTTGTGTTAATCTACCTGGATGAAGCACTTTCAGTCATCAAGAGAGCCATTCACAGCATCATCGACAAGACACCAGCTCGGTTTCTGAAAGAAATCATACTGGTGGACGATCACAGCACTAACG CTGCTGACGGCTTTGACTGGGCTCTGTGGTGCATGTATGAGTCCTTCAGACCAGAGTGGTATGCTCTAAAGGATGTGACACAGCCTGGAAA GAGCCCCTCCATCATGGGGATACTTGTAGCTGATCGCAAGTTTTTTGGAGAGATTGGAAGCCTTGATGGTGGAATGAAAGTGTATGGAGGGGAAAATGTAGAGCTAGGCATTCGG GTGTGGCTGTGTGGAGGAAGCATAGAAGTTATCCCCTGCTCTAAAATTGCCCACATTGAACGAGCAAAGAAACCTTACCTCCCAGACCTAAATATAATGGTCAGGCGCAATGCTCTCAGAGTGGCAGAAGTGTGGATGGATGAGTATAAATACAATGTCAACATGGCCTGGAACTTACCTCTTGAG AATCATGGAATAGACATTGGGGATGTTTCAGAGAGAAAGAAGCTAAGGGAGAAGCTAAAATGCAAGCCCTTCCAGTGGTATCTGGACAACGTTTACCCAATGCTAGACCATCTACATGGCTTCCTTGGTTATGGTTCA CTGATAAATGACCTGAAACCAGACCTCTGTGTTGACCGGGGGCCGATGCCTGGAAACACACCCATCATGTACTCATGCCACTACTTCAAATCTCAG CATTGTTTTTATCACATTAACGGAGAAATGTACATTGGAGGAGTCAAATCTCACAAATATACCGACAACCGCTGTCTGGTGGACCCTGCTGCTGGCGTCTATCCTGGACTGTACAACTGCAAAACAGCCAAGCATAAGAAGCTTCACATGTTGTGGGATTTTAAACAA GGAGGGactatccaaaacagagaaaccaaGAGGTGTCTGGAACTAGCCATGGATGAAGATGGCTCCTACAGACTCATCATTCAGCCGTGCACAAATCAGAGATGGAAGATACAGAATCTGAGCAAAACAACTGACAAACTTGCAGGCAAGGCCTAA
- the LOC115430819 gene encoding probable polypeptide N-acetylgalactosaminyltransferase 8 isoform X3 — protein sequence MRSVWLKGLLLALAVSATMLYLGSIKTELHNHSDRLQRAHYNDSIRGRGMLQRMDKMEADISQLLNLLNKLEKRKPDPPMNTDVKKERTVVKKLFPNSMLFSKWGDGLSEEEQKEAEQLFQKYGYNAFVSDRLPLNREIPDTRPSKCAEKKYPEDLPTISVVLIYLDEALSVIKRAIHSIIDKTPARFLKEIILVDDHSTNEDLIGKLDEYINSINDERPGLLTKIRHSEQLGLTQARLTGWRAAVGDVVAILDAHIEVHVQWAEPLLARIKEDRTLILTPVFDKVGYDDLTLTAYSPAADGFDWALWCMYESFRPEWYALKDVTQPGKSPSIMGILVADRKFFGEIGSLDGGMKVYGGENVELGIRVWLCGGSIEVIPCSKIAHIERAKKPYLPDLNIMVRRNALRVAEVWMDEYKYNVNMAWNLPLENHGIDIGDVSERKKLREKLKCKPFQWYLDNVYPMLDHLHGFLGYGSLINDLKPDLCVDRGPMPGNTPIMYSCHYFKSQ from the exons ATGAGGTCTGTCTGGCTCAAAGGATTACTTCTTGCACTTGCTGTTTCTGCAACCATGTTGTATCTTGGCTCAATTAAGACGGAGCTTCATAACCACTCAGACAGACTCCAAAGGGCTCACTACAATGACTCCATCAGGGGTAGGGGAATGCTCCAGCGAATGGACAAGATGGAAGCGGATATCAGTCAGCTGC TCAACCTACTGAATAAACTTGAAAAGAGGAAACCAGATCCACCGATGAACACAGATGTGAAAAAGGAGAGGACGGTGGTGAAGAAACTATTCCCAAATTCAATGCTATTCAGTAAATGGGGTGATGGGCTGTCAGAGGAGGAACAAAAGGAGGCAGAGCAGCTTTTTCAGAAGTATGGCTACAATGCCTTTGTCAGCGACAGGCTGCCACTTAACAGGGAAATCCCTGACACCAGGCCTTCCAA GTGTGCCGAGAAAAAGTACCCAGAGGATCTACCTACAATCAGTGTTGTGTTAATCTACCTGGATGAAGCACTTTCAGTCATCAAGAGAGCCATTCACAGCATCATCGACAAGACACCAGCTCGGTTTCTGAAAGAAATCATACTGGTGGACGATCACAGCACTAACG AAGACTTGATTGGAAAATTGGATGAATACATCAACTCCATCAATGATGAGCGTCCAGGCCTTTTGACAAAAATCCGACACTCGGAACAACTTGGCCTTACTCAGGCCAGGCTAACTGGTTGGAGAGCTGCAGTAGGGGATGTGGTGGCCATCTTGGATGCTCACATAGAAGTCCATGTGCAATG GGCAGAGCCACTTCTAGCTCGTATTAAAGAGGACCGTACTCTAATATTGACACCAGTGTTTGACAAAGTGGGTTATGATGACCTGACACTGACTGCCTACTCACCAGCTGCTGACGGCTTTGACTGGGCTCTGTGGTGCATGTATGAGTCCTTCAGACCAGAGTGGTATGCTCTAAAGGATGTGACACAGCCTGGAAA GAGCCCCTCCATCATGGGGATACTTGTAGCTGATCGCAAGTTTTTTGGAGAGATTGGAAGCCTTGATGGTGGAATGAAAGTGTATGGAGGGGAAAATGTAGAGCTAGGCATTCGG GTGTGGCTGTGTGGAGGAAGCATAGAAGTTATCCCCTGCTCTAAAATTGCCCACATTGAACGAGCAAAGAAACCTTACCTCCCAGACCTAAATATAATGGTCAGGCGCAATGCTCTCAGAGTGGCAGAAGTGTGGATGGATGAGTATAAATACAATGTCAACATGGCCTGGAACTTACCTCTTGAG AATCATGGAATAGACATTGGGGATGTTTCAGAGAGAAAGAAGCTAAGGGAGAAGCTAAAATGCAAGCCCTTCCAGTGGTATCTGGACAACGTTTACCCAATGCTAGACCATCTACATGGCTTCCTTGGTTATGGTTCA CTGATAAATGACCTGAAACCAGACCTCTGTGTTGACCGGGGGCCGATGCCTGGAAACACACCCATCATGTACTCATGCCACTACTTCAAATCTCAG TAG
- the ada2b gene encoding adenosine deaminase 2-A isoform X2, producing the protein MVISFCQAVVTCVLLVWFVRVTDGMPDPAHRDLLLRQEASRQTGGTVTLTAAEQKLDSYLRRLKEQEMSAAQFLPALHFFKAKPLIQKSSIFKLLQKMPKGAALHVHGSSLPFPRWDCFYWQLLETLRARVGDPTGFDNSLMQHLTLFTEDPDNQYPNQDVVWEKFEKAFIAAAGLITHAPVLRDYFYRGLEELHSDNIMYVELRSGLSRTYDLDGTIHDKVWTLKTFQEVTKKFIADHPDFVGTRIIISVHRALSVSEVTAAVKEAIQLQRDFPDIVAGFDIVGREDGGRTLWYFRKALSLPAELGATLSYFFHAGETDDEGTDVDQNVLDALLFNTKRIGHGYALAHHPLAKELSRKGNVAVELCPISNQVLKLVSDLRNHPATVLMAEGHPMVISSDDPSLFGTTGLSYDFYQAFVGIGGLKANLGTLKELAGNSIKYSSLPEDLKNRAYIMWQKKWDSFISNNR; encoded by the exons ATGGTAATCTCATTCTGCCAGGCTGTGGTCACTTGTGTGCTCCTTGTGTGGTTTGTCAGGGTGACTGATGGGATGCCTGACCCGGCTCACAGGGACCTGCTGCTGCGTCAGGAGGCTTCCAGACAGACGGGAGGCACTGTAACTCTGACAGCAGCCGAGCAGAAGCTGGACTCTTACCTGCGCCGGTTAAAGGAGCAGGAGATGTCTGCTGCACAGTTTCTCCCTGCTTTGCACTTCTTCAAAGCAAAGCCACTCATCCAGAAGAGCTCAATTTTTAAACTCCTGCAGAAGATGCCCAAAG GTGCAGCCCTTCACGTCCACGGTTCCTCTCTG CCTTTTCCACGATGGGACTGCTTCTATTGGCAGCTGCTTGAGACCCTGAGGGCCAGAGTAGGAGACCCAACAGGCTTTGATAACAG TTTAATGCAGCACCTTACACTATTCACCGAAGACCCAGACAATCAGTACCCGAACCAGGATGTTGTGTGGGAGAAGTTTGAGAAAGCCTTCATTGCAGCCGCGGGGTTGATCACGCATGCTCCTGTGCTAAGGGACTATTTTTACAGAGGCTTAGAGGAACTTCACAGTGACAACATCATGTACGTGGAGCTCAGGAGTGGCCTTTCAAGG ACGTATGACCTTGATGGAACCATTCATGATAAAGTCTGGACTCTGAAGACATTCCAGGAAGTTACAAAGAAATTCATAGCAGATCATCCAGACTTTGTGGGCACCCGGATTATAATTTCTGTCCACAG GGCACTGAGTGTATCTGAGGTCACAGCAGCTGTCAAAGAAGCCATTCAGTTACAGAGGGACTTCCCAGATATCGTTGCAGGGTTTGACATA GTGGGCAGGGAGGACGGTGGGAGGACACTTTGGTATTTCAGGAAGGCACTGTCTCTGCCGGCGGAACTGGGTGCAACACTGTCATATTTCTTTCATGCAGGAGAGACAG atgATGAAGGCACGGATGTGGATCAAAACGTCCTGGATGCCCTTCTGTTTAACACCAAACGCATTGGGCATGGCTATGCTTTGGCTCACCACCCACTGGCCAAAGAGCTTTCCAGAAAAGGAAACGTGGCTGTGGAGCTGTGCCCCATCTCGAACCAG GTGCTGAAGCTGGTGTCAGATCTAAGAAACCACCCTGCCACTGTGCTGATGGCTGAGGGCCACCCCATGGTGATCAGCTCTGATGATCCATCTCTGTTTGGGACCACAGGCCTCTCATATGACTTCTATCAAGCCTTTGTGGGCATTGGTGGGCTAAAAGCAAACCTGGGAACTCTAAAAGAACTGGCTGGCAACTCTATTAA GTACAGCTCGCTGCCAGAGGATCTGAAGAACAGAGCTTACATCATGTGGCAGAAGAAATGGGACTCCTTTATTTCCAATAATAGATGA
- the ada2b gene encoding adenosine deaminase 2-A isoform X1: MVISFCQAVVTCVLLVWFVRVTDGMPDPAHRDLLLRQEASRQTGGTVTLTAAEQKLDSYLRRLKEQEMSAAQFLPALHFFKAKPLIQKSSIFKLLQKMPKGAALHVHGSSLVSVEWLVKNVTYRPNCYICFTWDNSVRFLFSDRQPFPRWDCFYWQLLETLRARVGDPTGFDNSLMQHLTLFTEDPDNQYPNQDVVWEKFEKAFIAAAGLITHAPVLRDYFYRGLEELHSDNIMYVELRSGLSRTYDLDGTIHDKVWTLKTFQEVTKKFIADHPDFVGTRIIISVHRALSVSEVTAAVKEAIQLQRDFPDIVAGFDIVGREDGGRTLWYFRKALSLPAELGATLSYFFHAGETDDEGTDVDQNVLDALLFNTKRIGHGYALAHHPLAKELSRKGNVAVELCPISNQVLKLVSDLRNHPATVLMAEGHPMVISSDDPSLFGTTGLSYDFYQAFVGIGGLKANLGTLKELAGNSIKYSSLPEDLKNRAYIMWQKKWDSFISNNR; this comes from the exons ATGGTAATCTCATTCTGCCAGGCTGTGGTCACTTGTGTGCTCCTTGTGTGGTTTGTCAGGGTGACTGATGGGATGCCTGACCCGGCTCACAGGGACCTGCTGCTGCGTCAGGAGGCTTCCAGACAGACGGGAGGCACTGTAACTCTGACAGCAGCCGAGCAGAAGCTGGACTCTTACCTGCGCCGGTTAAAGGAGCAGGAGATGTCTGCTGCACAGTTTCTCCCTGCTTTGCACTTCTTCAAAGCAAAGCCACTCATCCAGAAGAGCTCAATTTTTAAACTCCTGCAGAAGATGCCCAAAG GTGCAGCCCTTCACGTCCACGGTTCCTCTCTGGTCAGTGTTGAGTGGCTGGTGAAAAATGTCACCTACAGGCCAAACTGCTACATCTGCTTTACCTGGGATAACTCCGTCCGCTTCCTGTTCTCTGACCGCCAGCCTTTTCCACGATGGGACTGCTTCTATTGGCAGCTGCTTGAGACCCTGAGGGCCAGAGTAGGAGACCCAACAGGCTTTGATAACAG TTTAATGCAGCACCTTACACTATTCACCGAAGACCCAGACAATCAGTACCCGAACCAGGATGTTGTGTGGGAGAAGTTTGAGAAAGCCTTCATTGCAGCCGCGGGGTTGATCACGCATGCTCCTGTGCTAAGGGACTATTTTTACAGAGGCTTAGAGGAACTTCACAGTGACAACATCATGTACGTGGAGCTCAGGAGTGGCCTTTCAAGG ACGTATGACCTTGATGGAACCATTCATGATAAAGTCTGGACTCTGAAGACATTCCAGGAAGTTACAAAGAAATTCATAGCAGATCATCCAGACTTTGTGGGCACCCGGATTATAATTTCTGTCCACAG GGCACTGAGTGTATCTGAGGTCACAGCAGCTGTCAAAGAAGCCATTCAGTTACAGAGGGACTTCCCAGATATCGTTGCAGGGTTTGACATA GTGGGCAGGGAGGACGGTGGGAGGACACTTTGGTATTTCAGGAAGGCACTGTCTCTGCCGGCGGAACTGGGTGCAACACTGTCATATTTCTTTCATGCAGGAGAGACAG atgATGAAGGCACGGATGTGGATCAAAACGTCCTGGATGCCCTTCTGTTTAACACCAAACGCATTGGGCATGGCTATGCTTTGGCTCACCACCCACTGGCCAAAGAGCTTTCCAGAAAAGGAAACGTGGCTGTGGAGCTGTGCCCCATCTCGAACCAG GTGCTGAAGCTGGTGTCAGATCTAAGAAACCACCCTGCCACTGTGCTGATGGCTGAGGGCCACCCCATGGTGATCAGCTCTGATGATCCATCTCTGTTTGGGACCACAGGCCTCTCATATGACTTCTATCAAGCCTTTGTGGGCATTGGTGGGCTAAAAGCAAACCTGGGAACTCTAAAAGAACTGGCTGGCAACTCTATTAA GTACAGCTCGCTGCCAGAGGATCTGAAGAACAGAGCTTACATCATGTGGCAGAAGAAATGGGACTCCTTTATTTCCAATAATAGATGA
- the atp6v1e1b gene encoding V-type proton ATPase subunit E 1, whose translation MALSDADVQKQIKHMMAFIEQEANEKAEEIDAKAEEEFNIEKGRLVQTQRLKIMEYYEKKEKQIEQQKKIQMSNLMNQARLKVLKARDDMISEMLNEARQRLANVAKDPARYPALMDGLMLQGFYQLLEPKVTIRCRKQDLQLVQASIQRNIPIYKAAVKTNLEVRIDQDNFLHPDISGGIEIYNGDGKIKVSNTLESRLDLMAQQMMPEIRVALFGANPNRKFMD comes from the exons ATGGCGCTGAGCGATGCCGATGTACAGAAGCAG ATCAAGCATATGATGGCCTTCATTGAGCAAGAGGCCAATGAGAAGGCAGAAGAGATTGATGCAAAG GCAGAAGAAGAGTTCAACATCGAGAAGGGCCGTCTGGTCCAAACTCAGAGATTGAAGATAATGGAGTACTATGAGAAGAAAGAGAAGCAGATCGAGCAGCAGAAGAAAAT TCAGATGTCAAATCTGATGAATCAGGCTCGACTGAAGGTCCTGAAGGCCCGTGATGACATGATCTCG GAAATGCTGAATGAGGCCCGCCAACGGCTTGCTAATGTTGCAAAAGACCCTGCCAGGTATCCAGCTCTAATGGATGGTTTGATGTTGCAG GGTTTCTATCAGCTTCTGGAGCCAAAAGTGACCATTCGCTGTCGTAAGCAAGATCTTCAGTTGGTACAG GCATCTATACAGAGGAATATTCCTATATATAAAGCAGCTGTTAAGACCAATCTGGAGGTTCGCATCGACCAGGACAATTTCCTCCACCCAGATAT CTCTGGAGGCATTGAGATCTATAATGGCGATGGGAAAATCAAGGTGTCCAATACCCTGGAGAGCAGACTGGACCTCATGGCTCAGCAG ATGATGCCTGAAATCCGAGTGGCTCTCTTCGGTGCCAATCCAAACCGCAAGTTCATGGACTGA